The proteins below come from a single Halobacillus salinarum genomic window:
- a CDS encoding IucA/IucC family protein codes for MFLKNELEKVLTEESWQTANKNLLAKMLAEYMYEDMITPEVLAEKENKIHYELAVSDKKAYRYTAYTRFFDSFDVIESSIEVIEDGTQKKADNAIDFLLDLKPVIGMSSETAAHLIKELNATLIADAHLLQKDDKSADELLHTDYADLEGYMTGHPWITYNKGRIGFGYDDYLDYAPENHKQVRLSWVAVHKSITSFQTVTHFSAQQLIQEELSEEEKHSFENELLSRGKQLEDYYYLPVHEWQWKNMIIPHFPLELANESIVPLGEGEDWYLPQQSIRTFVNVSNKEKHHVKVPMSILNTLVYRGLPAERTLVAPKVTELIKGIYHNDSFLKEECRVILPGEIASLNVDQKHFAQLEGAPYQYLEMLGAIWRESIYTYLEEGEQAITLAALLHIDHQGKPFIKSLIEASGLEAEEWMKQFFKVTMDPLLHFLYQYGTVFSPHGQNTILVIKDGKPHRLAVKDFVDDVNITDQPFPELDQVTDELKSVLRSEPPEGLTQFIFTGLFICHLRYLSHIVVNHELMSEEIFWGLLAESIHQYQHSFPHLQERFELFDFFKPEMTKLCLNRNRMVDYGYSDDDDRPHASEYGKVKNILSFFQVEERV; via the coding sequence ATGTTTCTAAAAAATGAGCTCGAAAAAGTATTAACAGAAGAGAGCTGGCAGACGGCGAACAAGAACTTGCTTGCAAAAATGCTTGCTGAATATATGTATGAGGATATGATTACCCCTGAGGTGCTCGCTGAAAAGGAAAACAAGATTCATTATGAATTAGCTGTGTCTGATAAGAAAGCGTACCGTTACACTGCCTACACTCGCTTTTTTGACAGTTTTGATGTGATTGAATCGAGCATCGAGGTGATTGAAGACGGAACACAGAAAAAAGCGGATAATGCGATCGACTTTCTGCTTGATCTTAAACCTGTAATAGGGATGAGTTCAGAAACTGCTGCTCATTTGATTAAGGAACTAAATGCAACATTGATCGCAGATGCTCATTTGCTGCAAAAGGATGATAAGTCTGCAGACGAGTTACTCCACACAGATTATGCGGACTTAGAGGGATACATGACGGGGCACCCGTGGATTACTTATAATAAAGGAAGAATCGGGTTTGGTTATGACGATTATCTTGATTATGCACCCGAGAATCATAAGCAAGTCCGGCTTTCGTGGGTAGCTGTTCATAAATCAATTACTTCTTTTCAAACGGTCACTCATTTCAGCGCACAGCAATTAATACAGGAAGAGCTAAGCGAGGAGGAAAAACACTCCTTTGAGAATGAACTGCTAAGCAGGGGGAAACAGCTTGAGGATTATTACTACCTCCCTGTACACGAATGGCAGTGGAAAAATATGATAATTCCGCATTTCCCTCTTGAACTAGCTAATGAATCCATTGTTCCTTTAGGGGAGGGAGAAGATTGGTACCTGCCTCAGCAGTCGATCCGTACCTTCGTGAATGTATCAAATAAAGAGAAGCATCATGTGAAGGTGCCGATGAGTATATTAAACACGCTTGTCTATCGCGGTCTTCCTGCAGAGAGGACGTTGGTTGCCCCTAAAGTAACGGAGTTAATTAAAGGAATATATCACAACGATTCTTTCTTAAAAGAAGAGTGCCGAGTGATTTTACCTGGAGAGATCGCAAGCTTAAATGTCGACCAAAAGCATTTCGCCCAGTTGGAAGGAGCCCCGTATCAATACTTAGAAATGCTTGGAGCTATATGGAGGGAAAGTATTTACACGTATTTGGAAGAAGGGGAGCAGGCCATCACTTTAGCTGCACTTCTCCATATCGATCATCAAGGGAAGCCGTTTATAAAAAGTTTAATCGAAGCTTCTGGATTAGAAGCGGAAGAATGGATGAAGCAATTTTTTAAAGTAACCATGGACCCGCTGCTCCATTTTCTTTATCAGTACGGAACAGTCTTTTCTCCGCATGGTCAAAATACAATTCTCGTCATTAAGGATGGAAAACCGCACCGTCTGGCTGTAAAGGACTTTGTTGATGACGTCAATATTACAGATCAGCCCTTCCCTGAACTTGATCAGGTGACGGATGAGCTGAAATCGGTGCTCAGGAGTGAACCACCGGAAGGACTGACTCAGTTTATTTTTACGGGGCTGTTTATCTGCCATTTACGTTATCTCAGCCACATTGTGGTGAATCATGAATTAATGTCCGAAGAGATCTTTTGGGGACTTCTTGCAGAGTCTATCCATCAATACCAGCACAGCTTCCCGCATTTACAGGAGAGGTTTGAACTGTTTGATTTCTTTAAACCTGAAATGACGAAGCTCTGCCTGAATCGTAACCGAATGGTGGATTACGGTTATTCTGATGATGACGATCGTCCTCATGCTTCTGAATATGGAAAAGTAAAAAATATCCTGTCGTTCTTTCAAGTAGAAGAACGGGTGTAA
- a CDS encoding lysine N(6)-hydroxylase/L-ornithine N(5)-oxygenase family protein yields MTNSISRSTEIYDVIGVGIGPFNLGMAALLEPVTDVKALFLEQKAEFDWHPGMMINGTTLQVPFLADLVSMADVSSSYSFLRYLQEHNRLYQFYFFEKFHIPRKEYNHYCRWVSNQLASCRFGMEVQSVSPYVTSTGVRLFEVTAWNFETGTEDVYLTKHLAIGIGSVPSVPKPFEDALGKTVFHTADYMHKKSICREARSVAVIGSGQSAAEVFLDVAKQQEEDRFSVHWFTRSKGFFPMEYSKLGLEYFSPDYTNFFYELPQEKKDALLQEQDLLYKGISADTIAEIYDYLYERSACNETPDIELQAMTEMAGIEKVEDTWKLYGWQNVKEEKFEVEADVVILATGYREAIPRFLSAMKEFIAWDEKGRYQVTKDYCLKTHLEGSQELFIQNGEMHTHGVGAPDLGLGAYRNSVIINQLAGREVYSVSTDTVFQTFGQGSSSKKRITVPSY; encoded by the coding sequence ATGACAAACTCTATAAGCAGGTCAACTGAAATATACGATGTCATTGGCGTAGGTATTGGCCCGTTTAATTTAGGAATGGCCGCGCTGCTTGAGCCTGTGACGGACGTAAAAGCTCTATTTCTTGAACAGAAAGCTGAATTTGATTGGCACCCAGGAATGATGATCAATGGAACAACGCTGCAAGTACCATTTCTTGCTGACCTTGTCAGTATGGCAGATGTCAGCAGTTCCTATAGTTTTCTACGATATTTACAGGAACACAACCGTCTCTATCAATTTTATTTTTTTGAAAAATTTCACATTCCAAGAAAAGAATACAACCATTATTGCCGTTGGGTAAGTAACCAGCTTGCGTCCTGCCGTTTTGGGATGGAAGTGCAGTCTGTTTCCCCTTATGTGACTTCTACTGGAGTACGGCTTTTTGAAGTCACCGCCTGGAACTTTGAAACCGGGACCGAAGACGTTTATTTAACGAAGCATCTGGCCATTGGTATTGGTTCAGTACCTTCTGTTCCAAAACCATTTGAGGATGCGCTCGGAAAAACAGTCTTTCACACTGCGGATTATATGCATAAGAAGTCAATTTGCAGGGAGGCGCGTTCAGTAGCTGTCATTGGCTCAGGGCAGAGCGCAGCAGAAGTCTTCCTTGATGTAGCTAAACAGCAGGAGGAAGACCGTTTCTCCGTGCATTGGTTTACGCGTTCTAAAGGGTTTTTCCCAATGGAATATTCGAAATTGGGCTTGGAATATTTTTCTCCTGATTATACCAACTTTTTTTATGAACTTCCTCAGGAGAAAAAAGATGCGCTTCTTCAAGAACAAGACCTGCTCTACAAGGGAATAAGCGCGGATACTATTGCAGAAATTTATGATTACCTTTATGAAAGATCAGCCTGTAATGAAACGCCTGATATCGAACTCCAGGCCATGACAGAGATGGCAGGGATCGAGAAAGTTGAAGATACTTGGAAGCTTTATGGATGGCAGAACGTAAAAGAAGAAAAATTTGAAGTTGAAGCGGATGTCGTAATTCTTGCCACAGGGTACAGGGAAGCCATTCCCCGTTTTCTCAGTGCTATGAAAGAATTTATAGCATGGGACGAAAAAGGACGTTACCAAGTGACAAAAGATTATTGCTTAAAAACTCATCTGGAAGGAAGCCAGGAATTATTCATCCAAAATGGAGAAATGCACACGCATGGCGTTGGAGCTCCTGATTTAGGTTTAGGGGCGTACCGCAATTCCGTAATTATTAACCAGCTTGCAGGAAGAGAAGTCTATTCAGTATCTACGGATACGGTCTTCCAAACGTTTGGGCAGGGAAGTTCTTCCAAAAAGAGAATAACAGTCCCATCCTATTAG
- a CDS encoding GNAT family N-acetyltransferase: MQRTVAFRKVAFEKDAELIHSWMLEEHVHPFWHLNIPFSEYKEHLQKAINDQHQSLYIGFLDDRPMSYWEAYWVKGDVVEDTYSPMPYDQGVHLLIGEQEFLGKGLSLPLLRAMVQYQFQESMTNKVIAEPDIQNEKMIHVFKKCGFKPIKPIELPDKTGLLMFCDRNDFEKRWPYDKLYKQVN, encoded by the coding sequence TTGCAAAGGACAGTAGCGTTTCGGAAGGTAGCGTTTGAGAAAGATGCCGAGCTCATCCATAGCTGGATGCTGGAAGAACACGTACATCCTTTTTGGCATCTGAATATTCCCTTCAGTGAATACAAAGAACATTTACAAAAAGCTATAAATGATCAACATCAATCGCTGTATATTGGTTTTTTAGATGATCGCCCCATGAGCTATTGGGAAGCATACTGGGTAAAAGGGGATGTGGTGGAAGATACGTATTCTCCCATGCCTTATGATCAGGGAGTCCACCTTTTGATCGGTGAACAGGAATTCTTAGGAAAAGGGCTTTCTCTGCCGTTGCTGAGAGCCATGGTACAGTATCAATTTCAAGAATCGATGACGAACAAAGTGATTGCTGAACCTGATATCCAAAATGAAAAAATGATTCATGTCTTTAAAAAATGTGGTTTTAAACCCATTAAACCTATTGAACTTCCTGACAAAACCGGTTTGCTTATGTTCTGTGACCGCAATGATTTTGAAAAGAGGTGGCCGTATGACAAACTCTATAAGCAGGTCAACTGA